Part of the Balaenoptera acutorostrata chromosome 17, mBalAcu1.1, whole genome shotgun sequence genome, ATGCCCTTTACCTTAAATACCATTTGCATTAgcaccccccaaaatgaaatagtaAGGTAtacatctaacaaaatatgtacaatatcTATATGAAGAAagctataaaactctgatgaaagaaatcaaagaactaaataaatggaaagatatgccatgttcatggaagaaaaaaaagaagacccaatATTGGCAAGATGTCAGCTCTTCCccacttgatctatagattcaattcaatcccaatcaaaatcccagcaagtaattttgtggatattgataaACGAATTCTAAAGTTCatgtggagaggcaaaagacccagcacaaccaatataatactgaaggagaagaacaaagttggaggactgacccTACCCAACTTGAAGATTTTCTataaagctccagtaatcaagaaGTGTGATACTGGTGAAAAATTGACAAACAGATTAATAGAACAGAATGGAGGGTCTagaatagacccacataaatgtAGTCAATTGatgtttgacaaaggagcaaagtcagcagagaaaagatagtctttccAACAAGTAGTCCTGGAACAACTAGACATCCACGTGCAAGAAAAATGGAATCTAGACGCAAACCGTataaacttcataaaaattaacttaaaatggatcacacTCAATGCAAAATGcaacactataaaacccttagcaGATTACATAGGAGAGAATTTAGTTGACCTTGAGTacagtgatgactttttagatgcaacaccaaaggcatgatccatagAATAAATAATGGATAAGcagaatttcattaaaatgaaaaacttctgctcCGTGAAAAAcaccaacaagaaaacaaaatgacaagccacagactgagagaaagtatttgcaaaagacatctgataaaggattattattcaaaatatacaaagaacccttaaaactcaacattaaaaaaatacaacaacccaactcaaaaaatgggtggaagaccttaacagacacctcatcaaagaagaaatatagatggcaaaaaagcataaaaaaagaTGCTCCAGATCATAtgtcatcaagaaaatgcaaactaaaacaccagtgagataccactatacacctactagaatggccagAATCCAAAGCACTGATaatatcaaatgctggtgaggaattgtcattcattgctggtgggaatgcaagatgGTACAGCCTccctggaagacagtttggtggtttcttaacaaaactaaacatacttttatcaTATAATCCTTGATATTTTCCTAAAGGAATTGAAagatttatgtccacacaaaaacctgaacacaaatgtttacagcagcttcattcataattgccaaaacttggaagcaaccaagatgtccttcagtagttgaatggataaataaactgtggcccatccagacagtggaatattattcagcacaaAAAGATACGAGCTCACAAGCCATGAAGAAACGTGGAGGgaccttaaatgcatatgactTATTTTCCTGGGGGAGCCGCCGGGTTGAGaggagcgtgggcttctcctCTCCCCGCCCTGGCGTGTGCTCGTCCGCTGATATCAGTGTACTGCGAAAAGGGGGAGTCATCTGGCAAAAATGTCACTATGCCTGCTGTGTTCAAGGCTCCCATTCCACCAGATATTGTGAACTTCGTTCACACCAACTTGTGCAAAAACAACAGACAGCCCTATGCTGTCAGTGAATTAGCAGGTCATCAAACCAGTGCTGAGTCTTGGGTACCGGCAGAGCTGTGGCTCGAATTCCCAGGGTTCAAGGTGGCAGGACTCACCACTCTGGCCAGGACGCTTTTGGGAATATGTGTCCTGGGGGCCGCATGTTTGCACCAACCAAGACCTGGCGACGCTGGCACCGCAGAGTGAATACAACACCGAAGCGACATGCCATCTGCTCTGCACCGGCTGCCTCGGCGTTACCAGCGCTGGTCGTGTCTATAGGTCATCGTATAGAGGAAGTTCCTGAGCTTCCTTGGGTGGTTGAAGATAAAGATGAAGGCTACAAGAAGACCAAGGAGGCTGTTTTGCTTCTGAAGAAACTTAAAGCCTGGAATGATATCCAAAAGGTCTACGCCTCTCAGCAAATGAGAGCTGGCAAAGGCAAAATGAGAAACCATCACCGTATCCAGCACAGGGGACCCTGCATCATCTGTAATGAGCACGTCATCAAGGCCTTCAGAAACATCCCTGGAACTACTCTGCTTAATGTGAGCAAACCGAACCTTTTGGAACTTGCTCCTGGTGGGCATGTGCTACGTTCCTGCATTTGGACTGAAAGTGCTTTCCGCAAGTTACATGAGCTGTATGGCACTTGGCGTAAAGCTACTCCCCTCAAGAGTAGCTACAACCTCCCCAGGTACAAGATGCTCGGTACAGACCTTAGCAGAATCTTGAAAAGCCCAGAGATCCAAAGAGCTCTCCAAGCATCACGCGAGAGGATTCATCACAGAGTCCCGAAGAGGAGTCCACCGAAAAGCCTGAGAATCACGCTGAAGCTAAAGCCACAGGCAAAGACCATGCGCCGGAACACCATTCTTCGCCAGGCCAAGAACCACAAAATCTGGATGGATAGGGCAGCACCAGCACTAGAAGCCAAATCAGATGAGAAGGGGGTTCCAGGCAAGATGCCTgcggtgagggggcttccctggtggcgcagtggttgagaatctgcctgccagtgcaggggacacgggttcgagccctggtctgggaagatcccacatgccgcggagcaactgggcctgtgagccacaactactgagcctgcgcgtctggagcccgtgagccacaactactgagcctgcgcgtctggagcctgtgctccgcaacaagagaggccgcgacggtgagaggcccgcgcaccgcgatgaagagtggcccccgctctccgcaactggagaaagccctcgcacagaaacgaagacccaacacagccaaaaataaataaataaaagaaaaaaaaaagaagcctgtggtgggaaagaaaggaaagaaggctgTTGGCATTAAGAAGCAGAAGAAGCATTTGGTGGGAAAAAAGGCTGCAGTGACCAAGAAACCAGCATCTGAAAAGAAGCCCACAGAAAAGAAACCCCACAGAGGAAAAGAAGGCTGCTGTATAACCTTATATTTGCTTATTACGTAGAGGTCAAATCATTTTGGACAGCTGATTTTGAATAaagacctgatttttaaaaatgcatatgacttaagtgaaagaagcctatcTGAGAAGCctacagactgtatgattccaactatgtgacatcCTGCAAAGGGAaaagctatggagacagtaaaaagatcagtggctgccaggggttggggggagggcggGATGAACAAGAGGAGCACGtaggaattttagggcagtgaaaatactctgtaggatattataatgatggatacatgtcattatacatttgtccaaacccagagAGTGTACATCATCAAGAGCGAACCccatgtaaactatggattttgagtgataatgatgtatcaataTAGGTTCATCCCTGGTAACAAACGTACCATCTGGTGGAGATGTTGATACTGGGGAAAGCCATACCTCTGTGGAGGCAGGGACTATATGGGAAACCTCCAtgccttcccctcaattttgctgtgaacctaaaactgctttaaaaaataaagtctattaaaaaatgaagaaaatatgacCACCAGTTAGAGGAATCTTATGCTTTCTTAGACTGTAGAAAATATTTCAACACTTACAATATGAATGCTAATAAGCTTGTGGAAAAAGGATTAGTTTCCATGTCTAATGGCGTGGAGACGATGTgcttagaaaatgtaaagaaaatgcaCATTTGTTTTCCTCATAAATGTATATTCTTTCAAAAAACGTCAAGGCTGAAAGTACTTCACGCTAAAAATATAGGTCAGTGGACAGATCAAAGTCTAAGTGGCATTTGCTGGAAGATCCCTGAGGTTTCAAAACCCTAGTGGGACACCTCTGAGGTTAAGAGTCAAGATCACAACACGGGCGGTGGGCACTGGCCGTACAGGGCAGAAGTGACCAAGGCCACACAGAGCGCTCGGGGGGAGAGCAGCTCGGATTTAATTCCGAGGTTAGGGAAAATGAATTCAAATGGGTTTACAtccatttaaaagagaaataaaatgtgaattttgaaaCCTCATTTCATGTCAAATTTAGAAACACGCTACAGGTGCCCTTCCCCTTCTCCATgtgaaacaggaaggaaggaaggaagaagatggCCCACGTGGACCACTTGACACCCCCAAGTGCCAGACAGGAGGTTAAGGTCCTTTTCATTGTTTATGTGATTCTAACACAACGTGGCCACTTAGATCAGGAAATTCTTtttcaatcagagaagcaaatTCTCAGTGTGGTTAAGGAACACACTGAAGGCTACAAGGTGAGTGAAAACGTAAAAGATCATTCATGATGGAATGTCTCCACGTTGGGGTCCTTTATCCATAAGAGGAGCCCTGAGCCCTGGGCTCTGGTCCCAGCTCTTACCTGCTACTGGTAGTGTCACCTTTGTTAACTCACACTAACCTTTGTTAACTACTAGGGTAGGAGAGCAGGAACTGGATAAGACAaagattttgcttttcttctgcttctcaaGCCTACCCTTCACCACGTGGTTTATGTCTTACGTTTATGTCTCTTTCCTGAAAATTGTCCTCTTAGCCACTTCactgattttcttcttccttttatagTCTAGAAGTTCTACCTTGCTGCCATGATTTCTCCTCCTCTAATTTGCAATCTTTACTTCTTTCCTAAGCTTGGTCCTGATGACAGCAAAGTCATCATTGCCGAGTCTAATAGACTATTCAGTTCTCGTCTTGACTGGTCCCTCATGAGCAACTCTTTTGAAATAACCGCCTTGGCTACCATATCACCGTGCTCTTCTGATTATCCCACTTCTCTCTTACTTCCTCTGCTTCACTGACTGGTCTTGGTCATCATTCTTCTAGCATTCAAATCAGTGCCTGCCATGGATAGggactcaacaaatgtttgttcagtaaataatgtaataaataatgatgatttttttttcaggtcttAATTAAGACATTGTATTCCATTATTGAGAGATGTGTTGCAGGACCTTATATGGACAAAGATGTTCAGGACCCTCGAGCTTCAAGATCAAGTTCAAATCATTCCCCTCTTACTTCTGGGAGTTGGTAGTGTTACAGCACATGCACCTCAGGCTCTGACTTCCTCCTCAGGGCCCAGCAGACCTGCCTCCCAAACATTTCTACGTTCAAAATCATTTCACTCATTCTTTAAGATCTAGTACCCTCTTTTCCACAAAATTCCCTAGCATctttaaatttggaaaaaatgtcttcttctgggctcacaaaacatttcaaaaatgaaatttttttcaaatgctttttaataGCTTCTTCACTTATCTgcactgagttttaaaaatctgtgaattttttttttttaaaattatttattcatttatttatggctgtgttgggtctccgtttccgtgcgagggctttctctagctgtggcaagtgggggccactcttcatcgcggtgcgcgggcctctcactatcgcagcctctcccgttgcggagcacaggctccagacgcgcaggctcagcaattgtggctcacgggcccagctgctccgcagcatgtgggatcctcccagaccagggctcgaacccgtgtcccctgcattggcaggcagactctcaaccactgcgccaccagggaagccccaaaatctgtgaatttaaaaatctatacatttatttactcatttattccaaAAGTCTATGTTAAAAATATCTATTGCCTTTTTACATCCTAGCAGAtgtgttttagattctttttaatttgaattttaactCAATGTTTTAGCTAAGAAAAATCTGGTAGTACCTGCCTTCGCAGAAGCCTACACACTGGAAAGGCCTACATTTCAACGCTACACTGGAGAACTTCACGCCCTATAAAATGGTCCAGGTGTGTGAAGTGATAATATTATggatgttttaaaagttttggaGGTTTGGAGTCTCCTTAGCCTCACGGACTCTCTCGGACTTTTTCTACAGCTGAGTGGAAAGCTGTGGAAATTTAGAATCACAATGAAAGTGCTGACAAAACCTTCCCCAGGCAGCTCTCAGCAGGCCTGTCCTTCCGCAATCAGAAGCTCATTGTGAGCTTCGGGGAGTGAATCTCCATGTGGTTTTATACTAAGGAACGCTTACAGACCAATTGAATCAGTTGCTCCTTTTTGCTCCTGCTTGCATCTGGCTCAGTGTGATGGGATCTCATCCCTCCCGATTGCATACATATAGGCTCCCATGCATGAGTGAACAGTAGGGTGAAAAAAAGCCCTTTCTTAACTCAGTCAACAGGAAATGATCCCAGTTTTTTATTCCTGCTGAGTCATCAAGAAAATATTAGCCTCCATGTCTAAGGACTGTTTCAAAACTCAGTCTAACTCCAAGCTGCCCAATGAATGTAAAAAATTTCTAGACTCGACTGTACGCTCTGCGATGGCACAAGTTTGTCGTAGACAAGAGGTTTCATAGTGAAAACTATTTCATTGGTTGTGGGCGCTTCCCTCATTCACCCACCCAATCAGAATCGGGTCAGAAAATCCTGATCGTTTAACGGTGTCTGTGgcttcctagaaaaaaaaaagttatttaggaAAATACCATAGTAAGCCACTATCGAATTTTTTATTAAGTTGACCTCACTTTGATTCTGCTCAGCAAGGATTTGGGTTACTATTCACGgtagttatttttagtttttagagatGACAATTACAGTATGTCGATATTCAAAGTAAATACCTGCTCTGAGTTTGGGGTAAAGGTCAGGTGAATGGGCTGCTGTTTCCTTtgttaacaaacaaaaatccccaaagagCGTTGCTCACCACCCAGCTCTACAGGGATTCAGTCGTTAGTCACCGCAGAGCTGAGGGACAGTGCATCCTGGGAGAGATTCAGGGTGAAGTCAGGATGAGACGCtctgtgctttggaaaaacaGTCCCCTAGATAGTTAGATGTGTATCTCAGGAAGAATGttaatgaacccagattcttgcatcttctatacatagaaaagcactgaaatcattaacttgagatagcTGTTCTTGACCAGCAGTACCATTTTACCAGGATGTTTGCTGGACTACACACATTCCCAGCCAAAAATCCTATCCATCCTGGTTCCTTTCCTACCcctttggaagagtttccttGGAGCTAAattatctaaatttatttatcaccctgaataaaacttaaactcacaACTCCTacgttgtactttttttttttttttttaagttgacgcCTTGAAGGTACGAAGCGctgaaaaattactgaaatatttGGGGAGGTTGGAGGTTGGCAAACAAGGAAGCCACAAGAAAGGCGAAGGAACGGTGAGTGTTTGGGGACATCATTCACTGCAGACAGCCCTTATGTCTGTTTGCTTCGCTGTTGCACCAACCTCTCCGCTACTTTCCGCCAGGTTCCTGCTCTCCCAAGCCAGGCGTGTGCAATTATTCGCATCTGTTCACCCGCTACCCTCACCCCACCCAGTCTATCACCCAGTGCCTGAACAAGCACGCACCCATGCTCACTCACATCTCAccgagaaggagagggagagagaaggaatacTGAGTGGAAAAATACCAAGATTTGTGCTTGATTATTGGAGATAATTAAGTAGGACCTAAAAATAGTCAGGCCCTTATTTCATATTATGTTCAAAATGATTCAAATTCAAAACTATTCACAGCTGTGCTGGGGGCTGCTACCATACAGAGTTGATTTCAAGCACTTGAATCAACGATCAGCAAATGAagcttctctctgttcttctaAGTATAACTTGGAGTGGTACCATGACTCAGAGGCTATTGAATGTGAAATAAAGGGATCAATAATATCATTACCCTCATGACACTCACCGTTTATTCTGCCAATACTTTTCAATAGATGGGAGCAGTGTGGCCAACAGGCCCTGTCGGGTGTGTGAGCCTCTCCTTACAaagatgttgatgatgatgagtCTTTAAAATTCAACTCCATATATGCATTGAGTAAGCAGACTGGCAGTTTACTATTTTATTGATTCACTTATTGATAACCCCCAAATACTGAACGATGCAGAAACAGGCTGAAAAGTGAAACGTACAGAAAAATACGTGTATTTTTCAAGTATATATGCAGGATTTACCCTGCtactagaaatatttttcaaatatgagGAACGAATCTAATCCTGTGCCACAAGTAACACCAACAATCCCATTGCTTTGAGACTGCTATCCACCAGCAGCATTGCTGGACAGACAGGTGTAGACAAAACCACCGGCCTCCCTCTTCTGTGTTCGTTCATGTTGCTGTCTTTTCTTTAGTGAACGTGACAAAATGTTAGGCTTCACTTGTGACCCAGCTCAAAGGCCGCTCTTTTTATGAAAACTTCCCTGATTCTTCCAACATTCCCTGACGTCACAGACGGCACTGCATTTCTACTTTCtgtgtatcattttctttctttctttctctttctttctttcttccttccttcctttctttcttctttcttccctcctttcttttttttactgaagtatagttgatttacaatgttgcaccaatctctgctgtacagcaaagtgactcagttatacacatacatacattctttttttttttttctttttttatattcttttccattatggtttatcacaggagattggatatagttccctgtgctctacagtaggaccttggtgtttatccattctaaatgtaatcctttgcatctaccaaccccaaactcacaGGCCAACCCTCTCCCTCCCCGCTCCCGCTTGGCAacccaagtctgttctctgtgtctatgagtctgtttctgtttcatagttaggttcatttgtgccatattgtagattccacatataagttacaTCATAcggttatttgtctttctctttctgacttacttcacttagtatgatcatctctagttgcgtccatgttgctgcaaatgccattatttctttcttttttatggctgagtagtattccattgtataccacatcttctttatccattcatctgttgatggacatttaggttgcttccatgttttggctattgtgatcTGTATCATTTTCTATAAGAGATCATTTTATGTCACCAAAGGGCCTTAACATGGCCACCAACAGTATAGAGCACATTGAATAATAACAattttttggtctttcttttccattaggtTGAATTCTTTGAGAGCAGGGGCTATGCCATTTGGTTTTGTATCAAGTACACCTAGCTGAGGGCTTTGTCACCCAGCagacattcattctttcttttattcaacaaatatctaccaACTGCTTATAATGGGCCCAGAGCGGAGGGTCCATGCAGCCGGGAAGTAACGCTTGCCAGCCTTTGCTGTGATATCGTCAACTGCATCAGCCTCTGCGGAATTTGTCAGCACCTGGGAGGGAGGACGTGCTGTCTTTTTTTAATACCCAGTGGGCCTTCACACTAAATACTATTGAATACATTTAACATATCCATAACACCAAAAGAAATCACAACTGTCCAGTGTAAAGGCtgctgttttataatttttgtgtggTTTAGctctttaaaagttttcttgGGTCAGATTTTTTGTTATGTGTTTTGAGGAACCTATGTCTACTTTCCTAACAATTTTGGTTCAAATTAAAAGTCTTTGATGAAGCtgttcttaaaattttgtttcgTCAATAATGAGCTGCTGCTTAACAGAATAGATTTAATAAAGTTTATATGGTGGGTACAGTGAAGTAACAAGGGAAGAAACTAGGACACTTCTTGCAATTACACCCTTCCTATTGCAATGGGCACCATTAAGAGCTCTTTCCCAAATCTCAAAAGATTTGTCCCATTCCCAGCCCTTGTCATATTTATTGCCCTCACTGACTTCCTGTGCATCTGGATCAGAAAGTTGAGACACTGCAGGACTCTCaagaaatgtactttaaaattgCCAGTTTGACATTACGTATCAAAAGCCTTCAAGCCCACAAGCTTGCCCTCAAATCCACCCATTTCACTTTAGGTATTTAACTAAGGCTGCAAAGATTTTCTTAATGTGTTTATAATAGGATTATCATAGGATTATTGATTATGGTGACTACAGATGATCACTTATCATTTCGAAAACAGGAAgttagtggaaaagaaaaagataatccatgtGCTAGTAAATTACGCAGTAGTGAGAAATGATGCGGAATTACATACATCGTCATGGACATATATTCATGATGTATTGCCAGAAAAGAGGAGGTTACAAAATAGTATccatattttaattctattttaatgtaatatatacGAAACATGAAAGAACTTGATAAGcactaaaatataattaattgtgGTAATATGGTAGCAGGTGATAtgggacaatttaaaaaaaaataaagattagagttaTCACGGTGTGCTTGTTTATGTGTGATGGCAATGACCCAGTAGAAAGGAGAAATTGATaatgcaggagagagagaggataatTTCACGAACACGATGCTTATGTAGGTGAGAGGGCACGGGATCCAGCGCAGAAGAAGAGCGGTCAAGAGATGGGAGCTGGCACAGCTTACCCATGGTAAATGGAGGGAAGCCGGGTGATGGGTGCAGAAGGAGGTGGGGTTAGCGGTGGGAAAATAAAGCCGTTCTTATTTCACTGCTTCTGTCTTCCCACTGACATAGGAAGTGAAAGCAGTGGTTTGAAGTGATGGAGGCAGATGGTTGGAAGTGTGAGGacacagaagaaggaaggaaacagtcaGTTTTGTAGCAAGAGAGTGAATTTCAAGGAGAAACAATGTCGGATGCTTGACAGTGCTGAGTGACCACTTGAGATCTGCGGTCAGACGTTTCAGAGAGATGTATCAGTTGCCAGACTCAGCTGCTTAGATGTATTTAAGATGACACAGTCTCCATGGTCTAAAATGCGTGCGTTCGTCTCATACGATAGTCTTTCAGGCTTTCACTCAGAAACAGCTTTAACTAGCTTGATGATCAAATCTCTTAGGTGGAAGCAGGCAAAAGGAGCCCAGCAGAGTGGGGGCGCGTGTGCCAGTTACCTGGCAGGCGGGGTCCCCAGCTCCTTGACTCCAGCTTCCCGCTAGGTTCTGCCTGGAGGTGGCAGTGGGCGGAGCTTGGAAAGTGGGAGGCGAGGAAAGGACACATTTTTCTGGCTTCCTGCTCAGATCAGCATCCAGTTAGTCTTGGACTTCTCCAGCCACCAGCCCTCGGCTCTTTTGGGCCCGCCGGACGCAGCCTCACCGCAGCGGGGGAAGCAGCAGCTGGGACGGGGCCCTCAGCAGTAAGATGATTTCTGTGAGCGTCGCTCCATCCCTGCCTGGCAGCCTCTGCAGCGGCTAGACTGGCCCCTCTGGTCACCCAGCACTCGCCAGGTTGGGCCCCTCCCCAGAGACCTGGGCACACGTTCCTGATTCTTCTGGCCCCCGGGCTGGGAGTTGCTTCCTTTAATGAAGAATCCTGGACTCATATAAGCATCCTCTTTTTGTCCGTTTATCTTCCTGTGGAGTAGATTCCCTGATTTAAATCCCTTCTTTCTGAGATACCTAACCTGTTTTGTGTTCCTGGTTGGGGATGATATTCTAATGGACACACAAGAAGCAAGACACAGCAGCTGATGAACGGAGATGAAACAGCAAAAGTCCCAGAGTGGTGGGAGGACATTAAAGTATGTGCATAAGCTCTTGGCAAGGGCTGTGCAAGGAAGAGCCAAGGGGCAGGTG contains:
- the LOC103013761 gene encoding LOW QUALITY PROTEIN: 60S ribosomal protein L4-like (The sequence of the model RefSeq protein was modified relative to this genomic sequence to represent the inferred CDS: inserted 3 bases in 2 codons), with the translated sequence MTYFPGGAAGLRGAWASPLPALACARPLISVYCEKGESSGKNVTMPAVFKAPIPPDIVNFVHTNLCKNNRQPYAVSELAGHQTSAESWXTGRAVARIPRVQGGRTHHSGQDAFGNMCPGGRMFAPTKTWRRWHRRVNTTPKRHAICSAPAASALPALVVSIGHRIEEVPELPWVVEDKDEGYKKTKEAVLLLKKLKAWNDIQKVYASQQMRAGKGKMRNHHRIQHRGPCIICNEHVIKAFRNIPGTTLLNVSKPNLLELAPGGHVLRSCIWTESAFRKLHELYGTWRKATPLKSSYNLPRYKMLGTDLSRILKSPEIQRALQASRERIHHRVPKRSPPKSLRITLKLKPQAKTMRRNTILRQAKNHKIWMDRAAPALEAKSDEKGVPGKMPAKPVVGKKGKKAVGIKKQKKHLVGKKAAVTKKPASEKKPTEKKPXTEEKKAAV